The following nucleotide sequence is from Zea mays cultivar B73 chromosome 1, Zm-B73-REFERENCE-NAM-5.0, whole genome shotgun sequence.
TTGTAGTCATGAGTTGTTCATATGGCTGCAACATAGGATTAAACTTTTATTTATCAAACTATAGAAGTTGTATAGGGTAATTTCTATAAGGTTTCCTGTCCAAGTTGGGTTTAGGAATTTCTCTTGTTCTTTATCCAAAGTTGTATTTTGGTTTGGACTGGATTAAAGTTTATGCTAGCACAGCAAGTCCAGCATATTCTGTCGTTTTTCCCCCCATTGCATTATGGAAGACATTTGAACATGTTGGTCTATTGGATGACACTGGGTGTCATGATACAAAATTATTAGTCAGGTCTCGGGTACATAACATCTAGGCTTTCACTTTTTTATTTTCATAATCTGACTGCTAAGTGAAGGACAGGCCTGACACAGTGGTGAGAAGCCTCCCCACTGAGCCAAAGGTCCTCGCTTTGACACAGTCTCTGCAAAAACAGCGTTAAGGCTTTCCTTGGTTATTCTTTCCTCAGActccactcatgtgggagccgcCAGCACTAGGCCTGTCCTAAATCTAACTGCTAAGTGCTATGATGGCTTACACTTATAAGCAGTGCTTTATTCATTACATACTTATTATCATCTTGAGAGTACAGACTTGTTTACATTTGTATCTGGTTTAAGTAGTTATTTCATGAGGTGTTTCACTTGTTGCATGCAGCAATAGCTCTTGCCATCTTGTTCAGTGAGTTTTCAGTTCTACTCCAGGTAAATTTTCTGCACCCTAAACATATATTTTTGAATTCCTGCTCTCCGTGATCCTATTTGTCTATTTGGTTTCCCTGACCTGAAGCAAAATTCAGTGTGTTATTCTTTTTGGCTGTTTCGTGACTATGCTGTGTTGAAGAGCAAACTATTACAAAGTTGTTATTTAATCTTGTTTTTGCAAAGCTTGTATATTCTCTTGTTTTAGAGAAAGAGAACATATTAATTCAATATTGGTCTTTGTAGATGTCTTGAAGGAGCTGTTACATGCCTTTACCTCATTAGCAATGACAACGAATTCTGTAAATTCCACAATTTTGGACACTGCTGCAACTCAGGGCCACATTGACATTGTTAATCTTCTGCTAGAAATAGATACAAGCCTTGCTAGGATATATAGGAAACAACACAGTTAGATTCTTTGTTGCCTATAGCTTACTTTGTGAATTTTGGCTGGACAAGTGGACTTGAATCATGGGATTTGGTTTGTCCGGTATGCATCTATTAGGGTCAAGTAATAATGATCTGGCACATGCAGGCCCACTAAGAGGACAAAGGAACATAGTGCGAGAAGCTGTAATTGTCTGTCCAAATTTCCAGATAATTGCTATATTCATATCACTATGATCTCTGATAGGATAGTTTCTTTGCTTCATCTTTTTTTAACATATTAGGGTCAAGTAATAATGATCCGGTACATGCAGGCCCACTAAGAGGACAATGGAACATGGTGCTTGAAGCTGTAATTGTCTATCCCATTTTTTAGATAATTTCTATATTCATATCACTATGATCTCTGATAGGATAGTTTCTTTGCTTCATCTTTTTTTAACATTAAGAATGGTGCATGGCCAAAAAAATCTGAAAAACCTGATCTGGTACACCTTCAAATCGGACAATCACACATGGTCAACATCCTAACAGAATCATTGTGTACAGAGAGCTGCTTTTACTTGGAAGTAAAGCTGAGGATGAAGATGTACTTTAGAGGAAATGAAACCCTGTAACGATAGATGAGTAGAAGATTCTAAAGGGTGTTGCATGAATATGCTAGAAATGCTAATAGGACTAGCAAAATTTTGTTTGTTTTAATAGTTCAGAATGATAATGATCTGTTGTTACTTAGCTTGTAAACCTCCCTTGCGCCACTTTGTAAATAACAACAAATTAGTACTACAAACATCTTTATCATTTGGTTTTGCTGCAAAGCAATCATTATGAAGTTTCTAAAATGTGCTTCCATCCACAGGTTTGATCCTGAAACGGGACTCTTGACTCGTTATTTGAAAAGTGCTCAGAGAAGGGCAATTGGATCAGGCTCATTTTTCCTAGGTAAACCTCAAATACACTCATGCTGCAGACTACTATTTTACTTCGTTATTTGTTTCTTGACTTACTGATTTCTCATGCAAATGGCATGCTTTAAAAAAGTATTCACATGAAATCTACAAGCAAAAGCCACAATTTATAAACTTAGTAACTGACACATAAAACAAGGAATAGCCTTTCAAAAATTACTGACATATAATATGTGTGGTAGATCTCATAACAGAATTTGATTTACTTATTTTGGGCTGatcaaatctctactactctatatgttaGGTGGGGAATATCCTAGCGCGCCGGTGTTTAGGACCTGCTCCGCCATGCCGATCAGAGTCATCAGCCTATGAAGGCTGTAGTCAGTCACTAGAGCAGATGGAGTGGAGTTCTGAATCAGGACGTTAGACGACTTGTTGTTGCCATGTGGAATCACCCGCTCGTTGTGCAGGTAATCTAGACAGCGGGCAATATCAATCGCAATGTTCAGCCGTTGTCCAGCTGATAGGGACAGGAGATTCTGCTCATCAAATTCTAGAAAGAAGAAATATGCATAAGAAAACGTCCATATTGAGTATGAAACAGAGATTGATGAGTAAAGGGGGTGAAGGAAAGGAACCATTACCAGACAAGTAGGTAGACAGAGATGTGGCATCTGCATAGTCTGATATCATGATCCTCTCATGCTCTTTGGGGCCCCAGTAGTAGCCACGCAAGGGGACAAGATTGGGGTGCCTTACACTGCCAAGCTTCTTTATTTCACGGGAAAATTCTTTCTTACTCTTAGCAAAGCCCTCCTTCAGCCACTTCACTGTCAGCATGTACCCGTTGTCAAGTGTAGCCTTGTAGGATGTCCCATGGCAGCTCCTGCCAATTATCTCAGCAGGGGCACGAGAGAGCTCTTCAGTAGTGAACACAACTAAATTGTCGAAAAGATGTAAATCCCCAACCAGTTTATCAGGAGAGTGCACTCCAAGGATAGAGTGATGATGCTGGGAGCGTGCATCAGGAGGTGATGATGATAAAGAAGGCATCGAAGACTTTGTGCTGTCTTTACGGGCTGAGGTACTACCTGCTGGTTCATTGAAATAAGCAGCATCAATTGGCGCATCTTGGGCTTCATGTCGTCTTCAATGGTGAGTCTCTCCTGACTGCTACCTTGTGGTGCTCTGTTTATGATGAACTAATAACCATTTTGGAGTGTATTTAATGTGGTAAGCTTGTCAAAAATCTAGAAATGCTTCTTTGGGTAGAATGATTGGACTATACTGTGGTTGGATTGGATGGACTATCACAGTTCATAATTCAGATTTACTTTGTTAAAGCGAAGATGCATACCACTTCCATGCGTTGAGGGTTAGGCACGGATGGGATGAGCCAAGATTGACAGGAGATTTGTGATCTGATCTGATTTCTGTTCTGGTTTTTGAAGTTGTTTTTTGTTTGATGTGATCTGTGACAAAACTGGAGGTGGGGGACACACAGACATCATCAGAATGAAAAAAACGAAAGCGAAGGATGAACCCCCTCCCCTCGTGTTCCTTAGTTTTCTTTGCTTTCATTTGTCTTTTTC
It contains:
- the LOC103645449 gene encoding LRR receptor-like serine/threonine-protein kinase GHR1, which encodes MPSLSSSPPDARSQHHHSILGVHSPDKLVGDLHLFDNLVVFTTEELSRAPAEIIGRSCHGTSYKATLDNGYMLTVKWLKEGFAKSKKEFSREIKKLGSVRHPNLVPLRGYYWGPKEHERIMISDYADATSLSTYLSEFDEQNLLSLSAGQRLNIAIDIARCLDYLHNERVIPHGNNKSSNVLIQNSTPSALVTDYSLHRLMTLIGMAEQVLNTGALGYSPPNI